One region of Purpureocillium takamizusanense chromosome 4, complete sequence genomic DNA includes:
- the ftmOx1 gene encoding Verruculogen synthase (EggNog:ENOG503NZI5~COG:E~antiSMASH:Cluster_4.3), whose protein sequence is MAITTTKPPSLRQVEASEGCDAIVSALREDGGVIIKNLVTTDQVCRINKEIDPVMEKLAVGTKLSDERLQDFHGYNTKRLTNLVTHSKTFREEVLEHDLIHQICEAIFMEDAGTYWMNSAQTIEIGPGSNRQELHRDQIQYPIFTYCGADAPEAVINFMVALTKFTEESGATRVVPGSHKWANFREYGTHEDSVPAEMEVGDACLFSGKVSHGGGANRTRDFKRRGLAITFQPSYLTPEEAYPFLIRKELAMTLSPRAQRLLGFRSQFPKDTLGLWKCDYSHTDDVVYYPAT, encoded by the coding sequence ATGGCTATCACTACTACAAAGCCTCCCAGCCTGCGACAGGTCGAAGCCTCGGAAGGCTGCGATGCCATTGTCAGCGCCCTTCGTGAGGATGGTGGTGTCATCATAAAAAACCTTGTGACAACAGACCAGGTTTGTCGTATCAACAAGGAGATTGACCCTGTCATGGAAAAGCTTGCAGTTGGCACCAAACTCTCGGATGAACGACTCCAGGACTTTCATGGGTACAATACGAAACGGTTGACGAATCTGGTTACGCACAGTAAGACCTTTCGCGAAGAAGTCCTGGAGCATGACTTGATCCATCAAATCTGTGAAGCGATCTTCATGGAGGATGCGGGCACGTACTGGATGAACTCGGCTCAAACCATTGAGATTGGTCCAGGTAGCAACCGTCAAGAGCTACATCGTGACCAAATCCAATACCCAATCTTCACATactgcggcgccgacgctcCCGAGGCGGTCATCAATTTTATGGTAGCCTTGACCAAGTTCACCGAGGAGAGCGGTGCCACACGGGTTGTACCTGGAAGTCATAAGTGGGCGAATTTTCGGGAGTACGGAACCCATGAAGACAGTGTCCCGGCGGAAATGGAAGTGGGTGATGCGTGTCTCTTCAGTGGAAAGGTTTCgcacggtggcggcgctaATCGGACTCGCGACTTCAAGAGACGAGGTCTTGCCATCACATTTCAGCCTTCCTACCTAACTCCTGAGGAGGCGTATCCGTTTCTTATTCGGAAGGAGCTTGCTATGACGCTCAGCCCGCGGGCGCAGCGCCTGCTTGGCTTCCGCTCCCAATTTCCAAAGGATACCTTGGGGTTATGGAAATGTGATTACAGCCATACGGACGACGTCGTTTACTACCCAGCCACATAG
- a CDS encoding uncharacterized protein (EggNog:ENOG503P9TT~antiSMASH:Cluster_4.3): protein MFPSGDQDAQQILAQAAMGTFTPGLEIVRFRKRYYIRYHQYDSDYEGLGAHIVARIPTDPAKYQKWLESMRNHYASTEHKLEDQVYEVPNGPEPDERDHEFKELPTELPNRLDHWVFEFSYIINLDSEVLTMNNSIHWKLDSIPRQRDLWMEAISDSIYLGKPTISLDICSEEHMASPALTLPEPDPVIPFDVCLASPNINIKGAWSAFLTHALAKILKTYSPQIINFGREWSADSFPFRELMFALVSVASNQAKFHDHRGQQCQRQCCRSDRSLTPSPVEDEWVGDSVPLHFGSMSHRPGKPPGASPTEIIYWVGGVLVSLELVLDGKAVTKVVDWAVQQGHVNFQVVILSLFEAVFAEVSVGDGKKPFVKVSNTVDLSPLRAEYCVSTHPRERPALKDGMHARPQHGEKVIQSNCTATPASLEEHFPGLAALVNFFDAAATRRAAIKSPGSLPSELYERILDFVDYDTWKACLMVSTEFRFYCLRKYRLDPVHRLVAGPFVRVSRRPTTHLSFDVENLQTGTVVPMMHHQTRGPTGECSWIPIIGDERKAIMTNVTISFGQVGDLPIVDSSDEGN from the exons ATGTTTCCATCCGGCGATCAGGACGCACAACAGATTCTAGCCCAGGCTGCCATGGGAACATTCACACCGGGTCTCGAGATAGTCCGTTTCCGCAAGCGATACTACATTCGCTATCATCAGTATGACTCTGACTATGAGGGCCTCGGCGCACACATCGTCGCACGCATCCCTACGGACCCTGCTAAATACCAGA AATGGCTCGAGTCAATGCGGAACCATTATGCATCGACGGAACATAAGCTCGAAGATCAAGTCTATGAAGTCCCTAACGGCCccgagcccgacgagcgGGACCATGAGTTCAAGGAGCTTCCGACTGAGCTGCCAAACCGACTGGACCACTGGGTCTTTGAGTTTTCCTACATCATCAACCTCGACAGCGAAGTTCTCACAATGAATAATAGCATACACTGGAAGCTGGATAGCATCCCTCGCCAGAGAGACCTATGGATGGAGGCCATCTCCGATAGCATCTACTTGGGTAAGCCTACCATCTCTCTAGATATATGCTCGGAAGAGCACATGGCttcgccggccttgacgctTCCCGAGCCGGATCCAGTTATCCCGTTTGATGTTTGCCTCGCATCCCCAAATATAAACATCAAAGGAGCTTGGAGCGCGTTCCTCACCCACGCTCTGGCCAAAATCCTTAAAACATATTCTCCGCAGATCATTAACTTTGGGAGGGAGTGGAGCGCAGACTCATTCCCCTTCCGTGAGTTGATGTTCGCCCTCGTGTCTGTTGCATCTAATCAAGCAAAATTCCATGATCATCGTGGACAGCAGTGTCAGCGACAATGCTGCCGTTCAGATCGGTCTTTGACACCATCCCCTGTCGAGGATGAATGGGTCGGCGACAGCGTCCCTCTACATTTTGGTTCAATGTCCCATCGGCCGGGCAAGCCTCCGGGAGCCTCACCCACGGAGATCATATACTGGGTAGGGGGCGTGCTGGTCAGCCTGGAGTTGGTGCTCGATGGCAAGGCGGTGACGAAGGTGGTTGATTGGGCCGTCCAGCAGGGACACGTCAACTTTCAGGTCGTCATCCTGTCACTCTTTGAAGCGGTCTTTGCAGAGGTCTCAGTTGGCGATGGCAAGAAGCCCTTCGTCAAAGTCAGCAACACTGTCGACCTCTCGCCTCTGCGTGCAGAGTACTGTGTGAGTACGCACCCACGAGAGCGCCCTGCGCTTAAGGATGGAATGCATGCCCGGCCCCAGCACGGCGAGAAGGTTATACAGTCCAATTGCACGGCGACTCCAGCTAGTCTCGAAGAACATTTCCCCGGACTTGCAGCGCTTGTCAATTTCTTCGATGCTGCCGCGACTCGCCGTGCCGCAATCAAGTCACCAGGGAGCCTTCCTTCGGAACTGTACGAAAGAATCCTGGATTTCGTCGATTACGATACCTGGAAGGCCTGTCTCATGGTCTCGACCGAGTTCCGTTTCTACTGCCTCCGCAAGTACAGGCTCGACCCTGTACATCGACTTGTGGCGGGACCGTTTGTGAGAGTGAGCAGGCGTCCAACAACGCACTTGTCGTTCGATGTTGAAAATCTTCAAACGGGAACGGTCGTTCCGATGATGCACCATCAGACCCGTGGCCCGACGGGGGAATGCTCGTGGATCCCAATCATCGGCGACGAACGCAAGGCCATCATGACAAATGTTACCATCAGCTTTGGGCAGGTGGGGGATTTGCCGATAGTTGACAGCAGCGATGAAGGAAATTGA
- a CDS encoding putative PKS/NRPS-like protein biosynthetic cluster (SMCOG1022:Beta-ketoacyl synthase~antiSMASH:Cluster_4.3~COG:I~EggNog:ENOG503NXPF): MELTYRDLDASANWLASILLDRGVQCGDLVGVALDRSIDLVVALVAVLKAGAAYVPIDTSLPRKRIRQMMVDACPSLVIASPSMLDAMSEWKDMCLCMKGMLSNNENGNLDRSDKRSPARVYVQPTDLAYVMYTSGSTGRPKGVEMSHGALANILLSLQHEPGFCEADRLLAVTTISFDMAFLELFLPLTSGATVVVAQTHQIRDPRELVVLMKRHAINIMQATPVAWQMLLDSGWRGEPPLTKMLSAGEALSCRLADRLLACGKRLWNLYGATETSYASSWEVERVREREGVLIGRATANGRLYVLDQDMSPVPLGCTGELYVGGACVARGYRNNPELTRTRFLDNPFHEGRLYRTGDLACFPAPGKLSVLGRIDSQVKIRGFRVEPGEVEAAITDHWYVSGAVVVGRDDRLVAYCVRDAKVPVVEDAARTVLDALLRPWLAERLPPYMVPAFFVELDELPVTLNGKIDRNALPPQTAVAVNREEGVAGALAPKCSELENRILAIWSRVLGHECISIKDNFFEVGGDSVRVLRVQKELEEMLDRPVSPAILFEHYTVKALAAYLATTDKKQLESANGHHHSTNNASNEHIAIVSMGCRLPGGVTTPEEFWELLESAGNPITLVPKDRWDADALYDTDPAALGKSYCRRGGFLSSIDPLDTAFFGISPREAHAMDPEQHLVLETCWEGFERAGYTMEQLRGSHTGVFIGTSSISAHHRLDHTAIQDLTRLDGYAATGSAGGTLSGRVSYVLGLEGPTMTIDTACSSSLVATHLACAALQRGECDMAISGAASLMLSPALHVEFSRLQGMAPDGQCRAFAASAQGTGWGEGAAVVVLKRLSDAQLDGDLVHAVLRGTAVNHCGRGAGLTIPSSSAQQRVIRTALDTAELQPRGIDYVEAHGTGTKLGDPIEATALSEVFGSGRYDEEPLWIGSVKSNIGHTQAAAGLVGLLKVILAMRHETLPRTLHASEPTRAVDWKKANMALVQEKRPWPRRGRTRRAGVSAFGIGGTNAHAIVEDPPGGAVETGRGDAKLIVSLPLPFLLSGQTDVALGLQATKLRQHILSSSSSRNTDQHHWLGDIAYSLATTRSHFRRRLVLIAQDEAELLDKLSSAARPGADRLPDGDRVKDPRLAMLFTGQGSQWLGMGRDLCDAYPTFRDALTEIVAGFRELEPPLLDVMWAESGTAAAALFHRTDFAQPALFALEVALWRLWQGWGVRPEFVYGHSVGEIAAAHVAGVMDLPDACRLVAARGRLMQAMPDGGKMASLEATPLEAATAIDELGHGGEAEIAGYNTPTQTVISGDAHAVESIATHLSQQGRKVKMLHVSHAFHSHHMDGMLAALRAVAEDIRFMPAEVGVMSSLTGRLAEPGQLQQADYWVRQAREAVRFSDGVRALACEGVDVFLELGPQPVLCSMGAMCILEECTTDAPIWLPSLAPGRKVGSVVQRSLADLHVRGLPVDWPAYFKPLGCRRVELPTYAFQRDGLPRLNPRPAAWQTQTGSAIADCDGTNGYHTTDRCQFELEWQPVDTETCDKAPCGGTWGLALPAGGVAWAGRVTAALSRLGTQLVQVEDIEDAQGLDGLLCLWDSSGEEVVRQAHDLAEKGLEQLQRVAETRKSTPLPLVWVTCGAVGAGAGVDGGVTGLGAAPLWGLIRAARSEHPELHLRLVDMGEEAGAAALATALTRSSELECAVRLDRVLVPRLRRITSPTPTPPAKARLLRPDGVVLITGGLGDLGARVARWLAEVHGVRDLVLTSRRGKDSPGAKALVAELAGLGARAVVLASNVADRDSVRSVMATLDDMNRPLRGVVHAAGVVDSGVLSTLTPEQFATTFAPKISGAWHLHELTRKMDMDLFMMFSSVSGVVGMPGLANYAAANTFLDALASMRRAQHLPASSVAYGTWQGEGMITTLAGNTRTHLARFGLRPLAPDVGLELLDQAVRSGRALTVAAALDFEQLRGYYEDCGSIPPLLSLVLGRRSTRAHQHHDLREALKNANPEQHASIVLSMVRETVAKMLGFARPEDVDVSQPLQNIGIDSLTAVLIRNHLAALTGMTLSANIALLHPNLKALSQALLSQMKGFLAETALEASASGGATPDTMMVNSLRPDMTAVRQGYLDPSLTFNNTAPGSTPCNDKPGAVFVTGGTGFVGAFIVHELLKQRIAVYCLVRGECEGQARRRLVDTLDLYGLWRPDYASLLHAVLGDLAQPLFGLAADGFEDLADRVDSICHSGALVDWMRPLEDYIGPNVVSTHEVLRLASHGRSKAVHLISTVSSLPKYAGYQLTEEDREYGYGTSKYMAERMLAAARWRGARASIYRLPFVTSSAATGHFRRDRGDFLHNLIAGSLELGAFPHLDGDLSAVLPVDYLSKTVVTVMTKDLKWIGKDFDFLNRHAPSFDAFFTLLGQANGTKILRFSTWKQLASDYAAAHPTSSIARITAAFDGYTDETAATMIQALPIGEHVFGGDNYPVPSVDEQSVRRYLKRIDGVQAR, encoded by the coding sequence ATGGAGCTGACCTATCGGGACCTCGACGCGTCGGCGAATTGGCTCGCGAGCATCCTGCTGGATCGTGGTGTCCAGTGCGGTGACTTGGTTGGTGTGGCACTGGATCGCTCTAtcgacctcgtcgtggcgctcgtcgcggTTCTGAAGGCTGGCGCTGCGTACGTACCCATCGACACCAGCCTTCCCAGGAAACGCATTCGCCAGATGATGGTCGATGCGTGCCCGAGTCTCGTCATCGCCAGTCCCAGCATGCTCGATGCCATGTCGGAGTGGAAAGATATGTGCCTGTGCATGAAAGGGATGCTGTCAAACAACGAGAATGGTAACCTTGATCGTAGCGACAAGAGGAGTCCCGCCAGAGTGTACGTACAACCGACGGATCTCGCCTACGTCATGTATACATCGGGCTCGACCGGCCGCCCTAAGGGAGTAGAGATGAGTCATGGAGCCCTGGCTAACATCCTGCTATCACTACAGCATGAGCCGGGATTTTGCGAGGCAGATAGGCTCTTGGCCGTCACTACTATCTCCTTCGATATGGCGTTCCTGGAGCTATTCTTACCGCTCACCTCCGGTGCGACAGTAGTCGTAGCTCAGACTCATCAAATACGAGATCCTCGGGAGCTGGTTGTGTTGATGAAGCGTCACGCCATCAACATAATGCAGGCTACCCCCGTCGCGTGGCAGATGTTGCTGGACtctggctggcgcggcgaaCCACCCCTTACCAAGATGCTCTCCGCTGGTGAGGCACTATCATGTCGCCTCGCAGACCGCCTGCTCGCCTGCGGTAAGAGACTATGGAACCTATATGGAGCAACCGAGACGTCGTATGCGAGCAGCTGGGAGGTAGAAAGGGTGCGAGAAAGGGAAGGCGTACTCATCGGCAGAGCCACTGCCAATGGTCGACTATACGTACTTGACCAAGACATGTCGCCAGTGCCTCTCGGCTGCACGGGAGAGCTgtacgtcggcggcgcctgcgttGCTCGCGGCTATCGCAACAACCCGGAGCTCACAAGAACCCGCTTCCTCGACAACCCTTTCCACGAGGGTCGTCTCTACCGTACCGGAGACTTGGCCTGTTTCCCCGCGCCCGGCAAACTAAGCGTTCTCGGCCGCATCGACAGCCAGGTCAAAATCCGGGGTTTTAGGGTCGAGCCGGGCGAGGTAGAGGCGGCCATCACGGACCACTGGTACGTTTCCGGTGCCGTTGTGGTGGGCCGTGAtgaccgtctcgtcgcctATTGCGTGAGGGATGCCAAAGTGCCCGTGGTGGAAGACGCTGCGCGGACCGTGCTTGATGCTCTGCTGCGCCCTTGGCTGGCTGAGCGCTTGCCGCCATACATGGTGCCAGCATTTTTCGTCGAACTGGACGAGCTACCAGTAACACTGAACGGTAAGATCGACCGCAACGCTCTCCCGCCTCAGACAGCAGTAGCTGTGAATAGGGAGGAAGGAGTTGCGGGTGCGCTGGCACCCAAATGCAGCGAGCTGGAGAATAGGATTCTGGCGATCTGGTCACGGGTTCTTGGCCATGAATGCATCAGCATCAAGGATAACTTCTTCGAAGTCGGTGGCGACTCCGTGCGGGTACTAAGGGTCCAGAAAGAGCTGGAGGAGATGCTTGACCGGCCAGTATCGCCAGCCATACTGTTTGAGCACTATACTGTTAAAGCGCTGGCCGCCTATCTGGCCACCACGGACAAGAAGCAGTTGGAGTCTGCCAATGGGCACCACCACAGCACTAACAATGCCAGCAATGAGCATATTGCCATAGTCTCAATGGGATGCCGGCTCCCTGGAGGCGTCACCACTCCCGAGGAATTCTGGGAGCTGCTCGAAAGCGCTGGAAACCCAATCACCTTGGTGCCGAAAGACCGCTGGGACGCAGACGCCCTATATGACACCGACCCTGCTGCTCTCGGAAAGTCATACTGTCGCCGTGGTGGCTTCTTGTCCTCTATCGACCCCCTTGACACGGCGTTCTTTGGAATCTCGCCGCGGGAAGCACACGCCATGGATCCAGAGCAGCACTTGGTACTAGAGACATGCTGGGAAGGGTTCGAGCGCGCGGGCTACACCATGGAACAACTGCGCGGCAGTCACACTGGTGTCTTCATCGGCACTAGCAGCATCTCGGCACACCACAGGCTCGACCACACCGCTATTCAGGACCTGACCCGTCTTGATGGATATGCAGCGACGGGCTCAGCTGGCGGCACCCTATCCGGTCGGGTTTCCTACGTTCTTGGGCTCGAAGGCCCGACCATGACAATAGACACAGCctgttcgtcgtcgctcgtgGCAACGCATCTAGCTTGTGCGGCGCTGCAACGGGGTGAGTGCGACATGGCCATATCCGGTGCCGCGAGCCTGATGCTCAGCCCGGCCCTCCACGTCGAGTTCAGCCGGCTTCAGGGCATGGCACCGGATGGCCAATGCAGGGCGTTCGCAGCCAGCGCACAAGGGACAGGTTGGGGCGAGGGggctgccgtcgtggtcCTGAAGCGACTGTCCGATGCTCAGCTTGACGGCGACCTGGTTCATGCCGTTCTGCGCGGTACCGCCGTCAATCATtgtggccgtggcgctggccTGACGATACCGAGCAGTTCTGCCCAACAGCGAGTTATCCGTACGGCCTTGGATACTGCGGAGCTACAGCCGAGAGGTATCGATTACGTCGAGGCTcacggcaccggcaccaaGCTCGGCGATCCTATCGAGGCCACGGCCCTGTCCGAGGTCTTTGGCAGCGGCCGTTATGACGAGGAGCCGTTGTGGATTGGCTCGGTCAAGTCCAACATTGGGCAcacccaggccgccgccggtcttGTTGGCTTGTTGAAGGTGATACTGGCCATGCGGCATGAGACTCTACCTCGGACACTCCATGCATCGGAGCCGACTCGAGCCGTTGACTGGAAGAAAGCCAACATGGCGTTGGTGCAGGAGAAGCGTCCGTGGCCCAGGCGGGGTCGGACACGCAGGGCAGGGGTCAGCGCCTTTGGCATTGGCGGGACGAATGCACATGCAATAGTCGAGGACCCGCCAGGTGGTGCTGTGGAAACAGGAAGGGGCGATGCAAAACTGATTGTTTCTCTGCCACTACCGTTCCTCCTCTCGGGCCAAACCGACGTGGCCCTTGGCTTGCAAGCCACAAAACTTCGTCAACACAtcctcagcagcagcagcagcaggaacaCTGACCAGCATCACTGGCTTGGCGATATCGCATACTCGCTAGCGACCACACGTAGCCACTTCCGACGAAGGCTGGTGTTGATTGCCCAAGATgaggcggagctgctcgacaagctgtcctcggcggcacgcCCGGGCGCTGACCGGTTGCCAGATGGCGACCGTGTCAAAGATCCTCGCTTGGCGATGCTCTTCACTGGCCAGGGAAGCCAGTGGCTGGGGATGGGTAGGGATCTATGCGACGCTTATCCCACGTTCCGTGATGCCCTCACCGAGATAGTGGCCGGGTTTAGGGAGCTCGAGCCGCCGCTTCTCGATGTCATGTGGGCGGAGTccggcaccgccgcagctgctctCTTTCACCGCACTGATTTTGCCCAACCTGCTCTTTTTGCTCTCGAGGTGGCTCTGTGGCGGCTCTGGCAGGGCTGGGGGGTAAGACCCGAGTTCGTTTACGGTCACAGCGTGGGCGAaatcgcggcggcgcacgtcgccggcgtcatgGACCTGCCCGATGCCTGCCGGCTCGTTGCGGCCCGTGGACGGCTGATGCAAGCAATGCCGGATGGCGGAAAGATGGCCTCACTTGAGGCTACTCCCCTTGAGGCTGCCACGGCGATCGATGAgcttggccacggcggtgAGGCCGAAATTGCTGGCTACAACACGCCAACACAGACTGTCATATCCGGTGATGCCCACGCCGTGGAGAGCATAGCAACCCATCTCTCTCAGCAGGGCCGCAAGGTCAAGATGCTCCATGTCAGCCATGCGTTCCACTCACACCACATGGACGGTATGCTTGCGGCCCTCCGCGCAGTGGCGGAGGACATCCGATTCATGCCAGCCGAGGTAGGCGTCATGAGCAGCCTCACTGGAAGACTGGCGGAACCtggccagctccagcaggcTGACTATTGGGTCCGGCAAGCACGAGAAGCTGTCCGCTTCAGCGACGGCGTCCGAGCGCTGGCTTGCGAAGGAGTGGACGTCTTCCTCGAGTTGGGACCTCAGCCGGTGCTCTGCAGCATGGGAGCAATGTGTATCTTGGAAGAATGTACGACAGATGCTCCGATCTGGTTGCCGTCTCTGGCTCCGGGCAGGAAAGTCGGCTCCGTTGTGCagcgcagcctcgccgaTTTGCACGTACGTGGCCTACCTGTCGACTGGCCTGCCTATTTCAAGCCGCTTGGCTGCCGACGCGTTGAATTGCCAACATACGCCTTCCAACGAGACGGTCTCCCTCGGCTCAACCCACGGCCAGCCGCGTGGCAGACACAGACCGGCAGCGCTATAGCAGATTGCGACGGCACCAATGGGTACCATACAACTGACCGCTGCCAGTTTGAACTTGAGTGGCAGCCAGTCGACACGGAAACGTGCGACAAGGCCCCATGTGGCGGGACCTGGGGTCTGGCGCTCCCGGCCGGGGGCGTTGCTTGGGCGGGACGAGTGACGGCGGCTCTATCACGGCTCGGCACCCAACTAGTTCAAGTCGAGGATATCGAAGACGCCCAAGGACTAGATGGCCTCCTGTGTCTGTGGGACTCCAGCGGAGAGGAAGTTGTACGCCAGGCACACGACCTCGCTGAAAAGGGCCTTGAGCAGCTACAGAGAGTAGCAGAGACTCGAAAATCCACGCCTCTGCCGCTTGTGTGGGTCACATGCGGTGCcgtcggagccggcgccggagtCGATGGCGGGGTTACCGGCCTCGGAGCGGCGCCGTTGTGGGGCCTCATCCGTGCCGCCAGGAGTGAGCACCCAGAACTGCATCTGCGTCTTGTTGACATGGGCGAAGAAGCGGGAGCGGCCGCGCTCGCAACGGCCCTGACGCGGAGCTCGGAGCTGGAGTGCGCTGTGCGCCTGGATCGGGTACTTGTGCCGCGACTGCGGCGTATCACCAGccccacgccgacgcccccggcCAAGGCGCGACTCCTCCGACCGGACGGCGTTGTTCTCATTACGGGGGGCCTTGGAGATCTCGGAGCACGTGTGGCACGGTGGTTGGCAGAAGTTCACGGCGTCCGCGATCTGGTGCTGACCTCGCGCCGAGGCAAAGATTCACCCGGCGCGAAGGCGTTGGTTGCCGAACTCGCTGGGCTAGGCGCGAGGGCTGTGGTCCTGGCCAGTAACGTGGCTGACCGAGACAGTGTCAGATCAGTTATGGCAACCTTGGACGACATGAATAGGCCACTGCGTGGCGTGGtgcacgcggccggcgtggtgGACTCAGGTGTCCTCTCCACGTTGACACCGGAGCAGTTCGCCACGACCTTTGCACCCAAGATCAGCGGCGCCTGGCATCTTCATGAGCTAACTAGAAAGATGGACATGGACCTATTCATGATGttctcctccgtctccggTGTCGTTGGCATGCCCGGCCTCGCCAACTACGCTGCAGCCAACACGTTTCTTGATGCGCTGGCGAGCATGCGCCGTGCCCAGCACTTGCCGGCCTCTTCGGTGGCCTACGGCACTTGGCAGGGTGAGGGCATGATTACCACTCTTGCTGGAAATACTCGCACTCACCTCGCCCGTTTCGGTCTCCGTCCTCTCGCGCCTGATGTGGGACTGGAGCTGCTAGATCAAGCCGTACGCAGCGGTCGTGCGCTTACCGTGGCTGCCGCACTTGATTTCGAACAGCTCCGCGGCTACTACGAGGATTGCGGCAGCATACCGCCGCTGCTTTCCCTGGTGTTAGGGCGACGCAGTACGCGGGCTCATCAACATCACGACCTTCGCGAAGCGCTGAAGAACGCCAACCCTGAGCAACACGCAAGCATTGTTCTGTCCATGGTCCGAGAAACGGTAGCCAAGATGCTGGGGTTTGCGCGGCCCGAGGATGTTGATGTTAGCCAGCCATTACAGAACATCGGAATCGACTCGTTAACAGCGGTTCTAATTCGCAACCACCTGGCGGCTCTGACGGGCATGACGCTGTCCGCTAACATCGCCTTGCTGCACCCTAATTTGAAGGCTCTGAGCCAGGCCCTGCTATCTCAAATGAAGGGTTTCTTGGCCGAGACAGCGCTCGAGGCATCGGCATCGGGAGGTGCAACCCCTGATACTATGATGGTCAACTCTCTTCGCCCCGACATGACAGCGGTCCGTCAGGGATACCTAGACCCAAGCTTAACATTCAACAATACAGCCCCTGGCTCCACGCCATGCAACGACAAGCCCGGGGCTGTCTTCGTCACGGGAGGCACAGGATTTGTTGGCGCCTTCATCGTGCACGAGCTGCTAAAACAGAGAATTGCTGTGTACTGCCTCGTCCGAGGGGAGTGCGAGGGccaggcacggcggcgattgGTGGACACGCTCGACCTATACGGTCTATGGAGGCCCGACTACGCCTCGCTGCTTCATGCCGTACTTGGAGACCTAGCCCAGCCCCTGTTCGGCCTGGCCGCAGATGGGTTTGAGGATTTGGCCGATCGAGTCGATTCCATCTGCCACTCGGGCGCCCTCGTGGACTGGATGCGCCCACTAGAAGATTACATTGGCCCCAATGTTGTCAGTACTCATGAGGTCCTGCGGCTCGCGTCCCATGGCCGCAGCAAGGCCGTTCACCTCATATCCACCGTCTCTAGCCTTCCCAAGTATGCAGGCTATCAACTCACCGAGGAAGACCGGGAATACGGCTACGGTACCTCTAAATATATGGCGGAGCGTAtgctggcggcagctcgtTGGCGCGGCGCTAGGGCGTCGATCTACCGCTTGCCCTTCGTCACCTCATCGGCAGCCACCGGCCACTTCCGGCGCGATCGCGGCGATTTCTTGCACAACTTGATTGCTGGCAGCTTAGAGTTGGGCGCCTTCCCGCACTTAGACGGCGATCTATCCGCCGTGCTACCTGTTGACTACCTGAGCAAGACGGTTGTTACCGTGATGACCAAGGATCTAAAATGGATCGGCAAAGATTTCGACTTTCTCAATAGGCATGCGCCGAGCTTCGACGCCTTCTTTACGCTACTGGGCCAGGCCAACGGCACCAAGATATTGCGCTTTAGCACGTGGAAGCAGTTGGCATCAGACTACGCTGCCGCGCATCCGACGAGTTCAATAGCTCGTATTACCGCTGCATTTGACGGGTATACTGACGAAACCGCTGCCACTATGATCCAGGCCTTGCCCATCGGAGAGCACGTCTTCGGTGGGGACAACTATCCTGTGCCTTCGGTTGACGAGCAGTCCGTCCGGAGGTATCTGAAACGCATTGATGGTGTTCAGGCGAGATGA
- a CDS encoding uncharacterized protein (antiSMASH:Cluster_4.3~EggNog:ENOG503P1YS) — MHVIIAGSGDLARYICEEFTIAGHTLVILTRQYKPHFERLGVTQFITDYTLTSLSTALSSGEVLISTISDFTPTFIDVHRTLIQACQQSPKCKRFIPSEFAGDVETYPDQPGFYYRTREPIRAILREQTDLEWTLVSNGWLADYLVPAKNRFLKDIDDACPVNLTGGSIVIPGTGTEPVDFTWARDVAKALAQLVVAPAWEPYTYISGERSCWNDVARLITSKYRSDFTTQYVSLYNITQNVRNAKDDDMLLLADHHLFSVSHAGSLPQDKVHVQREKYFRGIRFRTLEDGLAEYDGNPEMIL, encoded by the coding sequence ATGCATGTGATAATTGCTGGCTCCGGTGATTTGGCTCGCTACATCTGTGAAGAGTTCACCATAGCTGGACATACACTCGTCATCCTCACGCGTCAGTACAAACCACACTTTGAACGATTGGGTGTCACTCAGTTCATTACCGACTATACCCTTACATCATTGAGCACTGCTCTGTCTAGTGGCGAGGTGCTCATATCGACAATTTCGGATTTTACGCCAACGTTCATTGATGTCCACCGCACTTTGATTCAGGCATGCCAGCAGAGTCCCAAATGCAAGCGTTTCATACCTTCCGAATTTGCTGGCGATGTCGAAACGTACCCGGATCAGCCGGGATTCTACTATCGCACTCGAGAACCGATTCGTGCCATCCTACGGGAGCAGACAGACCTTGAATGGACCCTGGTCTCCaatggctggctggctgattACCTCGTACCGGCTAAGAACCGTTTTCTCAAGGATATCGACGATGCTTGCCCCGTAAACCTTactggcggcagcatcgtgaTCCCAGGGACCGGAACGGAACCCGTGGATTTCACGTGGGCTCGAGACGTCGCCAAAGCGCTAGCACAACTCGTTGTTGCACCGGCCTGGGAACCGTACACCTATATCTCTGGGGAGCGCTCATGCTGGAACGACGTCGCGAGACTTATCACATCGAAGTACCGCTCAGACTTCACAACTCAGTATGTGTCGCTCTACAATATTACACAAAATGTAAGAAATGCCAAGGACGATGACATGCTGCTCCTGGCAGACCATCACCTTTTCTCGGTGAGCCACGCCGGGTCTTTGCCGCAGGACAAGGTACATGTTCAGAGGGAAAAGTATTTCCGTGGCATACGTTTCCGAACGCTAGAAGATGGGCTGGCTGAATACGATGGCAACCCTGAGATGATCTTGTaa